From one Magnolia sinica isolate HGM2019 chromosome 18, MsV1, whole genome shotgun sequence genomic stretch:
- the LOC131233270 gene encoding probable (S)-N-methylcoclaurine 3'-hydroxylase isozyme 2 translates to MISIGFLPLLLVIFLLAILRPTSKRHKNLPPGPQPWPIIGNLLQLGNNPHVTLAHLARIYGPLISFRLGAKLVIVASSPSAAADVLKTQDRFLSARDIPNTYRVKDYISFSLAFAYECNERWKALRTICKTELFTTRMLDVQTHMREKKVSEVIGFIFSKEGEAVKIGEMAFAAVFNTIGNVIFSRDVLQLGGDSKNAASGLKHDFSRLLQLGIAPNLADFFPVLRSMDIQRLNREATLFIKRIFDIWDEFIQERRAASYDDGDVKSDFLDVLLSAGYEDLPIKALISDMFIAGTDTTTTLTEWTMSEMIRNPTVTRRVRDELQMVVGSEKAVKESHLNHLNYLQACVKESLRLHPPAPLLLPRQALNTCNVMNYTIPKDCKVMVNVWAIGRDPGIWKDPLTFSPERFLETSVDYKGNHFEFTPFGAGRRICPGLPLATRLVQLILASFIHTFEWSVPHGMQPDVLNMDEKFGLTLERKHPLVLVPKSVV, encoded by the exons ATGATCTCCATTGGATTCCTTCCGTTGCTCCTTGTCATCTTCCTTCTTGCAATCCTCAGGCCAACATCCAAACGACACAAAAACCTCCCACCTGGGCCCCAGCCATGGCCCATCATAGGCAACCTTCTACAGCTTGGAAACAATCCACATGTTACATTGGCCCACTTGGCCCGAATCTACGGTCCACTAATCTCATTCAGGCTCGGAGCCAAGCTCGTCATCGTGGCATCCTCCCCGTCGGCTGCTGCAGACGTTCTCAAGACCCAAGATCGCTTTCTCTCTGCCCGTGACATCCCAAACACGTATCGTGTCAAGGATTACATCTCATTCTCCCTGGCGTTCGCATACGAGTGCAACGAGCGGTGGAAGGCGCTGCGGACCATCTGCAAGACCGAGCTCTTCACAACGAGGATGTTGGATGTTCAGACCCATATGAGGGAGAAGAAGGTGTCGGAGGTGATTGGGTTTATATTCAGTAAAGAAGGAGAGGCGGTGAAGATCGGCGAAATGGCATTCGCTGCAGTTTTCAACACCATCGGCAATGTTATTTTCTCAAGAGATGTTCTACAGCTGGGGGGTGATAGTAAGAATGCTGCTTCTGGGCTGAAGCATGATTTTTCGAGACTTCTCCAACTGGGCATCGCACCGAATCTGGCAGATTTCTTTCCGGTGCTCAGGTCCATGGATATTCAGCGACTGAATCGGGAGGCAACGCTATTCATCAAAAGGATATTTGATATATGGGATGAGTTCATTCAAGAAAGGCGAGCGGCAAGCTATGATGATGGTGACGTGAAGAGTGACTTCTTGGATGTTTTGCTCTCTGCTGGATACGAAGATCTCCCGATTAAGGCCTTGATTTCG GACATGTTTATTGCAGGGACTGATACGACCACCACACTGACTGAGTGGACCATGTCGGAGATGATTAGAAATCCCACGGTGACAAGAAGAGTCCGTGATGAATTGCAAATGGTCGTCGGTTCCGAGAAAGCGGTGAAAGAGTCTCATCTCAATCACCTCAACTATCTCCAAGCATGCGTTAAGGAGTCCCTTCGACTGCACCCACCAGCCCCGCTTCTACTCCCACGCCAAGCCCTCAATACATGCAACGTCATGAATTACACCATCCCAAAGGACTGTAAAGTGATGGTGAACGTATGGGCCATTGGAAGAGATCCTGGAATTTGGAAAGATCCGCTGACATTTTCGCCAGAACGGTTTCTGGAGACTAGTGTAGATTACAAAGGGAACCATTTTGAGTTCACGCCATTTGGTGCTGGAAGGAGAATCTGCCCTGGTTTACCTTTGGCTACCCGTTTGGTTCAGCTAATTCTCGCTTCTTTCATCCACACATTCGAATGGTCGGTTCCACATGGAATGCAGCCTGATGTTCTGAACATGGATGAGAAGTTCGGCCTAACACTCGAGAGAAAACATCCGCTAGTGCTTGTCCCCAAATCAGTGGTTTAG
- the LOC131233897 gene encoding probable methyltransferase PMT16 has protein sequence MPGAYTPYSSVLQLYFKRRNLLTIALITALCSVSYIIGSWTHASVGPTTSSSVLLPCPTLKPQNPTTTDLDFSTHHSADEASSAPAQAREYPACQISYSEYTPCEDTHRSLRYARERLVYRERHCPMKDELLKCLVPAPYGYKSPFPWPASREIAWFANVPHKELTVEKAVQNWIRVEGDRFRFPGGGTMFPRGADAYIDDIESLVPLTDGSIRTAIDTGCGVASWGAYLLSRNITAMSIAPRDTHEAQVQFALERGVPAMIGVLASNRLPYPSRAFDMAHCSRCLIPWHLYDGLYLIDVDRILRPGGYWILTGPPINWKNHWKGWNRTEEDLSNEQSAIEAIAKSLCWKKLKEKGDIAVWQKPTNHIHCKLNRKLFKTPKFCSAEDPDSAWYTKMEACITPLPAATTIQEIAGGDLKRWPERLIAVPPRISSGSLEGVTPEMFLKDSELWKRRLVRYKSLVNQLGQRGRYRNLLDMNSHFGGFAAALADDPVWVMNVVPIESEINTLGVVYERGLIGTYQNWCEAMSTYPRTYDLLHADSVFSLYQDRCEMEDILLEMDRILRPAGAVIFRDDVDILVKIKSIVNGMRWDSWVVDHEDGPKKREKLLIATKQYWTAPDPHQEESNDSQTLQR, from the exons ATGCCAGGGGCTTATACACCCTACTCCAGTGTATTACAGCTCTACTTCAAGAGAAGAAACCTCCTCACCATAGCTCTAATCACAGCCCTCTGTTCCGTTTCCTACATCATCGGCTCCTGGACCCAcgcctcagtgggccccaccacatccTCCTCCGTTCTCCTCCCTTGCCCCACATTAAAACCCCAAAATCCCACCACCACTGACCTCGACTTCTCCACCCACCACTCTGCTGACGAGGCGTCGTCCGCGCCGGCGCAGGCGCGCGAGTACCCGGCCTGCCAAATCAGCTACAGCGAGTACACGCCGTGCGAGGACACGCACCGGTCGCTAAGGTACGCGAGGGAGAGGCTGGTGTACAGGGAGAGGCACTGTCCTATGAAGGACGAGCTGCTCAAGTGCCTGGTGCCAGCGCCGTACGGTTACAAGAGCCCGTTCCCGTGGCCCGCGAGCAGAGAAATCGCGTGGTTCGCGAACGTGCCCCACAAGGAGCTGACGGTCGAGAAGGCGGTCCAGAACTGGATAAGGGTCGAGGGGGACCGGTTCCGGTTTCCGGGTGGTGGGACCATGTTCCCGCGTGGGGCCGACGCTTACATCGACGATATCGAGAGCCTTGTCCCTTTGACGGACGGCTCGATCAGGACCGCCATCGATACCGGTTGTGGG GTAGCGAGCTGGGGAGCTTACCTTCTGTCCCGAAACATCACGGCCATGTCGATTGCACCGAGAGACACGCATGAAGCTCAGGTGCAATTCGCACTGGAACGAGGTGTCCCGGCCATGATCGGAGTACTCGCTTCCAACAGGCTTCCATACCCGTCGAGGGCCTTCGACATGGCGCATTGCTCACGTTGCCTCATTCCATGGCACCTCTATG ATGGGCTTTACCTAATTGACGTCGATCGAATTTTACGTCCGGGTGGGTATTGGATCCTTACAGGCCCGCCAATTAACTGGAAGAACCACTGGAAAGGCTGGAATAGAACAGAGGAGGACTTGAGTAATGAGCAGTCTGCGATCGAGGCGATAGCAAAGAGCCTTTGCTggaagaagttgaaggagaagggTGATATTGCTGTTTGGCAGAAACCCACTAATCATATACATTGCAAGCTCAATAGAAAGCTCTTCAAGACTCCAAAGTTCTGCTCTGCTGAAGATCCTGATTCTGCATG GTACACTAAAATGGAAGCCTGCATAACTCCCCTGCCTGCAGCTACCACAATACAAGAAATTGCGGGCGGGGATTTGAAGAGATGGCCTGAGAGATTGATAGCAGTGCCACCGAGGATTAGCAGTGGAAGCCTGGAGGGAGTCACACCAGAAATGTTCCTAAAAGATTCAGAGCTCTGGAAGAGGAGATTAGTACGCTACAAGTCTCTTGTCAATCAGTTGGGGCAGAGGGGCCGGTACCGGAATTTGCTCGACATGAATTCTCACTTTGGAGGGTTTGCAGCTGCACTTGCTGATGATCCAGTGTGGGTCATGAATGTCGTCCCTATCGAGTCGGAAATCAACACGTTGGGAGTAGTCTATGAACGTGGTTTGATTGGGACATACCAAAATTG GTGTGAGGCCATGTCAACTTATCCGAGGACGTATGATCTTCTTCATGCTGACTCGGTGTTTAGCCTCTACCAAGACAG ATGTGAAATGGAAGATATTCTGTTGGAGATGGATAGAATTCTCCGGCCAGCAGGAGCTGTGATCTTTAGAGATGATGTAGATATATTAGTAAAGATCAAGAGCATAGTGAATGGAATGAGATGGGACAGTTGGGTAGTGGACCATGAAGATGGACCCAAGAAGAGGGAGAAGCTTCTGATAGCCACAAAG